The proteins below come from a single Natrinema sp. SYSU A 869 genomic window:
- a CDS encoding HEAT repeat domain-containing protein, with product MTAACEREPDAVRGELAALADTVRGECAPEFDGDREEAARTVFAAFAVAGGRLFATVPEAAWDAVDAAVTARESDGPVGSYARAIVRTVPFPTESGTMNGPQLAVSDVRERLEDSDWRSTAVHLCTRHGAPEECLEPLAACLDADPATRRQAARAIDWSDRRPDGVADRLLEATDDDDPTVRAGAVGALCHQCWMRDGVPEWGDEAMAALADALVDDARVVRVRAAGVLDCYPSYLPESALWSALEPETRGRLALGALRADLDETAIDECYWQVDSTLVGALDATATRAVREEFRALGWPVEDGSEDLDSSPLARSAIAAAAETDPGGIDDPVAYVEAVRDRIGTDGVDQYESRLLRALFATDPDVVTDAVPALVTALETESPDADSREAARTLATVREDTPDAVSVVQETLVAAVGDPSERGILREKRLVALAAIDPDAAASELRAACESVDRYGSSVGRTVETVAATTPAVVAAVSDAAVAALEESDDKRNERLLRGLATVADHDPDALVSSADAFVDRLIAVHPETRTAAGRVLRTLRGSHPKAVPDVAAPLVETDPDDPAWPLGPAASESSELGGRAVREAMSMLDYRGDLWARRCGGSIAAVAVGDPEQGRAGARELVSRLSDDDTGRYGAYAFVELAEREPTVAAVAVDDLVRHLRAGYPDDYTAADWLGNALLPIADAAPDAVRDAITAHYGGPTAFVDADIDRRSHRERIVSAAAFSDDGSETVTGGVDESDGSTPENADEGGGDLLQSLLDRVLGENETDDR from the coding sequence GTGACGGCGGCCTGCGAACGCGAGCCCGACGCCGTCCGGGGTGAACTTGCGGCGCTCGCGGACACGGTTCGAGGCGAGTGCGCACCCGAGTTCGACGGCGACCGAGAGGAGGCAGCTCGGACCGTTTTCGCCGCGTTCGCGGTCGCCGGTGGTCGGCTCTTCGCGACCGTGCCCGAGGCCGCGTGGGACGCGGTCGACGCCGCGGTGACCGCCCGCGAATCCGACGGCCCCGTCGGTAGCTACGCCCGTGCGATCGTCCGTACCGTGCCGTTTCCGACCGAATCTGGAACGATGAACGGACCACAGCTCGCCGTCAGCGACGTCAGAGAGCGCCTCGAGGACTCCGACTGGCGCTCCACTGCCGTCCATCTGTGTACCCGACACGGCGCTCCCGAGGAGTGCCTCGAGCCGCTCGCGGCGTGTCTGGACGCCGATCCGGCGACCCGCCGGCAGGCAGCGAGGGCGATCGATTGGAGTGATCGCCGGCCGGACGGCGTCGCCGACCGCCTGCTCGAGGCGACCGACGACGACGATCCGACGGTCCGGGCGGGGGCAGTCGGCGCGCTCTGCCATCAGTGCTGGATGCGCGACGGTGTTCCCGAGTGGGGCGACGAGGCGATGGCGGCGCTGGCCGACGCGCTCGTCGACGACGCGCGGGTCGTTCGCGTCCGTGCTGCGGGCGTGCTCGATTGTTACCCGTCGTATCTCCCCGAATCGGCGCTGTGGAGTGCGCTCGAGCCCGAGACACGCGGTCGACTGGCGCTCGGCGCGCTCCGGGCCGATCTCGACGAGACGGCGATCGACGAGTGCTACTGGCAGGTCGATTCGACGCTCGTCGGGGCACTCGACGCGACCGCGACGCGGGCTGTCCGCGAGGAGTTTCGGGCCCTCGGATGGCCCGTGGAGGATGGCAGCGAAGATCTCGACTCGTCTCCCCTCGCTCGGTCGGCGATCGCCGCCGCTGCGGAAACTGACCCGGGCGGGATCGACGATCCGGTGGCGTACGTCGAGGCGGTCCGCGACCGGATCGGGACTGACGGCGTCGATCAGTACGAATCTCGACTCCTCCGGGCGCTGTTCGCGACCGATCCGGACGTCGTTACTGACGCCGTTCCGGCGCTCGTTACGGCGCTCGAGACCGAGTCACCGGATGCAGACAGCCGCGAAGCGGCGCGGACGCTCGCAACCGTTCGGGAGGACACTCCCGACGCAGTGTCGGTCGTCCAGGAGACGCTCGTGGCCGCCGTCGGCGATCCGAGCGAGCGAGGGATACTCCGGGAAAAGCGATTAGTCGCGCTCGCGGCGATCGATCCCGACGCGGCTGCCTCGGAGCTGCGAGCCGCCTGCGAGTCCGTCGACAGGTACGGCTCAAGCGTCGGCAGGACCGTGGAGACGGTCGCGGCGACGACTCCTGCTGTGGTCGCGGCGGTGTCCGATGCCGCCGTCGCCGCGCTCGAGGAATCGGACGACAAACGGAACGAGCGCCTGCTCCGGGGACTGGCGACCGTCGCGGACCACGATCCCGATGCGCTCGTCTCGTCCGCAGACGCATTCGTCGACCGGCTCATCGCCGTGCATCCGGAAACGCGAACCGCTGCCGGTCGCGTCCTGCGGACGCTCCGGGGGTCACACCCCAAGGCGGTACCCGACGTGGCCGCGCCGCTCGTCGAGACCGACCCCGACGATCCGGCATGGCCGCTCGGTCCCGCCGCGAGCGAATCGTCCGAACTGGGTGGCCGTGCGGTGCGAGAGGCGATGTCGATGCTCGACTATCGCGGCGACCTGTGGGCACGTCGGTGTGGCGGATCGATCGCCGCGGTCGCGGTCGGCGACCCAGAGCAGGGACGAGCGGGCGCTCGAGAACTGGTCTCAAGGCTTTCCGATGACGATACCGGTCGATACGGGGCCTACGCATTCGTCGAGCTCGCGGAGCGGGAGCCAACGGTCGCGGCCGTCGCCGTCGACGACCTCGTTCGTCACCTGCGGGCCGGCTACCCAGACGACTACACGGCCGCCGACTGGCTTGGTAACGCGCTGCTCCCGATCGCGGACGCAGCACCCGACGCGGTCCGGGACGCGATTACGGCACACTACGGGGGGCCGACCGCGTTCGTCGACGCGGACATCGACCGACGATCACACCGCGAACGGATCGTCTCAGCGGCCGCGTTCAGCGACGACGGATCCGAAACGGTGACGGGCGGGGTCGACGAATCGGACGGCTCGACTCCGGAAAACGCGGACGAGGGCGGGGGCGACCTACTGCAATCGCTGTTGGATCGAGTTCTCGGAGAAAACGAAACGGATGACCGCTGA
- a CDS encoding EamA family transporter gives MSRSLDASLFLLLAVLWGFSFPAISIGLEYLPPLLFAAARYDIAAVLLLIAAVIRVEEWRPTARNDLMAVAGGGVFLIAGNGLLFIGQQTVPSGVAAILQGLVPIITALWAIPLLGERLSALGAVGAAIGFLGVGLVIQPDPGNLLAGNTAPRLLIVGQVCSVALGGVLIQRAGPTIDRLPLVGWSMLIGGLVLHTVSLGTDELPSAEMISAVSVGALLYLGVFATAIAFLIYFRVLEEHGAFEAALIGYLVPIVATVASVFLLGEKIGVLTVVGFVLVAIGFALLKRRTIADAVGFSTGVGTP, from the coding sequence ATGTCTCGGTCCCTCGACGCATCGCTTTTCCTGTTGCTCGCCGTCCTCTGGGGATTCTCCTTTCCGGCGATTTCGATCGGCCTCGAGTATCTGCCACCGCTGCTGTTCGCGGCCGCCAGGTACGACATCGCGGCGGTCCTGTTGCTGATCGCGGCCGTTATCCGGGTCGAGGAGTGGCGACCGACCGCGCGGAACGATCTCATGGCCGTCGCGGGCGGCGGCGTCTTCCTCATCGCCGGCAACGGCCTCCTCTTTATCGGCCAGCAGACGGTTCCGAGCGGCGTTGCCGCGATCTTGCAGGGGCTGGTCCCGATTATCACTGCGCTATGGGCGATCCCGTTGCTGGGTGAGCGGCTCTCGGCGCTCGGGGCCGTCGGCGCAGCTATCGGCTTTCTGGGCGTCGGGCTGGTCATCCAGCCCGATCCCGGAAACCTGCTGGCGGGCAACACCGCCCCGCGACTGCTCATCGTCGGGCAGGTCTGCAGCGTCGCGCTCGGCGGCGTCCTGATTCAGCGGGCCGGCCCGACCATCGATCGGCTGCCGCTGGTCGGTTGGTCGATGCTCATCGGTGGACTCGTCTTGCACACGGTCAGCCTCGGTACCGACGAGCTGCCTAGCGCCGAGATGATCAGCGCCGTCTCGGTGGGAGCGCTGCTCTACCTCGGCGTCTTCGCGACCGCGATCGCCTTCCTGATCTACTTCAGGGTGCTCGAGGAACACGGCGCGTTCGAGGCGGCGCTGATCGGCTACCTGGTCCCGATCGTCGCGACGGTTGCGAGCGTCTTCCTGCTCGGCGAGAAGATCGGCGTGCTGACGGTCGTCGGCTTCGTGCTGGTCGCCATCGGCTTCGCCCTGCTCAAGCGGCGCACGATTGCCGACGCGGTGGGGTTCTCGACCGGCGTCGGCACGCCGTGA